A window of Cryptomeria japonica chromosome 3, Sugi_1.0, whole genome shotgun sequence contains these coding sequences:
- the LOC131068410 gene encoding E3 ubiquitin-protein ligase CCNB1IP1 homolog isoform X1, translating to MKCNACWREIEGRAIATACGHILCTEDAGRILSTDSSCPICDQILSKNLMKSVDINPSDEWMNMAMAGVPPQNIMKSAYKGVAFWLGQKDVEMQATVSKVLQQYRGKCEEMQTKFTEKLEQVHTAYQKAVKKIHLMQQEVESLSKDKEELQEKYAEKSRQKRKLEEMYDALRNEYEQTKRSAIQPRNNFLQRTAQDDLFSSPANLLDVRPAQQGQDELDGSNITPVTPGNSNDFWNPPRQRSKTSPVNVFDIAAAGPSAKSGAGAGGNRAINASSFGASKHSLFTPVGNNPSNALRNLILSPMKRQAASRLRPQGFTS from the exons ATGAAGTGCAACGCGTGCTGGCGAGAGATCGAGGGACGGGCGATAGCAACTGCTTGCGGCCATATCTTGT GTACAGAAGACGCTGGGAGAATCTTAAGCACCGACTCATCATGTCCTATTTGCGACCAAATTTTGTCCAAAAA CCTTATGAAGTCGGTTGATATTAACCCTAGCGATGAATGGATGAAT ATGGCCATGGCGGGCGTTCCGCCTCAGAACA TCATGAAGAGCGCCTACAAAGGTGTAGCTTTTTGGTTAGGACAAAAAGATGTCGAAATGCAAGCCACGGTAAGCAAAGTTTTACAGCAGTACCGAGGTAAATGCGAAGAAATGCAGACTAAATTTACAGAAAAGCTCGAGCAAGTTCACACTGCGTATCAGAAGGCCGTTAAAAAGATTCATCTCATGCAACAAGAAGTCGAATCCTTGTCTAAGGACAAAGAGGAACTTCAAGAGAAGTATGCGGAAAAATCAAG GCAGAAACGAAAGCTGGAGGAGATGTATGACGCACTAAGAAACGAATACGAGCAAACAAAGCGCTCGGCCATACAACCTAGAAATAATTTTCTACAAAGAACAGCACAAGATGATTTGTTCTCAAGTCCAGCTAATTTGTTGGATGTTAGACCCGCACAACAAGGACAAG ATGAATTGGATGGTTCCAATATTACTCCTGTAACTCCAGGAAACTCGAACGACTTCTGGAATCCTCCGCGACAAAGAAGCAAAACTAGCCCTGTAAATGTCTTCGACATTGCTGCCGCAGGTCCGTCGGCAAAAAGTGGAGCGGGCGCCGGTGGAAACAGGGCGATAAATGCGTCATCTTTTGGAGCTTCAAAACATTCATTGTTCACGCCGGTCGGCAACAATCCTTCAAATGCTTTGAGAAATCTGATTCTTTCGCCAATGAAGCGACAGGCTGCTTCTCGCCTTCGTCCCCAAGGATTCAC ATCATAA
- the LOC131068410 gene encoding E3 ubiquitin-protein ligase CCNB1IP1 homolog isoform X2, whose translation MKCNACWREIEGRAIATACGHILCTEDAGRILSTDSSCPICDQILSKNLMKSVDINPSDEWMNMAMAGVPPQNIMKSAYKGVAFWLGQKDVEMQATVSKVLQQYRGKCEEMQTKFTEKLEQVHTAYQKAVKKIHLMQQEVESLSKDKEELQEKYAEKSRQKRKLEEMYDALRNEYEQTKRSAIQPRNNFLQRTAQDDLFSSPANLLDVRPAQQGQGNSNDFWNPPRQRSKTSPVNVFDIAAAGPSAKSGAGAGGNRAINASSFGASKHSLFTPVGNNPSNALRNLILSPMKRQAASRLRPQGFTS comes from the exons ATGAAGTGCAACGCGTGCTGGCGAGAGATCGAGGGACGGGCGATAGCAACTGCTTGCGGCCATATCTTGT GTACAGAAGACGCTGGGAGAATCTTAAGCACCGACTCATCATGTCCTATTTGCGACCAAATTTTGTCCAAAAA CCTTATGAAGTCGGTTGATATTAACCCTAGCGATGAATGGATGAAT ATGGCCATGGCGGGCGTTCCGCCTCAGAACA TCATGAAGAGCGCCTACAAAGGTGTAGCTTTTTGGTTAGGACAAAAAGATGTCGAAATGCAAGCCACGGTAAGCAAAGTTTTACAGCAGTACCGAGGTAAATGCGAAGAAATGCAGACTAAATTTACAGAAAAGCTCGAGCAAGTTCACACTGCGTATCAGAAGGCCGTTAAAAAGATTCATCTCATGCAACAAGAAGTCGAATCCTTGTCTAAGGACAAAGAGGAACTTCAAGAGAAGTATGCGGAAAAATCAAG GCAGAAACGAAAGCTGGAGGAGATGTATGACGCACTAAGAAACGAATACGAGCAAACAAAGCGCTCGGCCATACAACCTAGAAATAATTTTCTACAAAGAACAGCACAAGATGATTTGTTCTCAAGTCCAGCTAATTTGTTGGATGTTAGACCCGCACAACAAGGACAAG GAAACTCGAACGACTTCTGGAATCCTCCGCGACAAAGAAGCAAAACTAGCCCTGTAAATGTCTTCGACATTGCTGCCGCAGGTCCGTCGGCAAAAAGTGGAGCGGGCGCCGGTGGAAACAGGGCGATAAATGCGTCATCTTTTGGAGCTTCAAAACATTCATTGTTCACGCCGGTCGGCAACAATCCTTCAAATGCTTTGAGAAATCTGATTCTTTCGCCAATGAAGCGACAGGCTGCTTCTCGCCTTCGTCCCCAAGGATTCAC ATCATAA